In Polaribacter pacificus, the genomic window ATTTTGATTGAAAGTATCTAGCGAAGCTAATGAGGAGGAATCTTATGGTGAGATTTCTCAATCGCTAAAAAGCTCATTTCGAAATGACAACTAAATAGTAACAACTAATAACTAGTAAATGAGAATCATACCAGCAATAGACATCATCGACGGAAAATGTGTTCGATTATCAAAAGGAGATTACAATACCAAAAAAATATACAATGAAAACCCACTAGAGGTTGCCAAAGAATTTGAGCAGGCAGGAATCACCTATCTGCATTTGGTTGATTTGGATGGCGCAAAGGCAAGCACCATTATCAACTATAAGGTTTTAGAGCAAATTGCCAGTAAAACAAGCTTAAAAATTGATTTTGGCGGTGGGTTAAAATCAGATAAAGATTTAGAGATTGCCTTTAATTCTGGAGCAAATCAAATTACTGGTGGTAGCATAGCCGTTAAAAATCCTATTGTTTTTGAAAATTGGATTGAGAAATATGGAGCCGATAAAATTATCTTAGGAGCTGATTTTTATCCTGATTCTTCTGGAGGTAAAATAGCGACAAATGGCTGGCAAGAAGAAAGCAGTTTGGCCTTGATTCCGTTTATAAAAGACTATCAGCAAAAAGGGATTGCCTCTGTAATTTGTACAGACATCTCTAAAGATGGGATGTTGCAAGGACCAAGTTTTGAAATTTACAAGCAAATCTTAGCCCATGTAAAGGAGTTAAAATTAATCGCTTCTGGTGGGATCTCTACCTTTGATGAGCTACCTCAACTAGCAGAGAATGGCTGTGAAGGAGTGATTATAGGAAAGGCTATTTATGAGAATAAAATTAGCTTAAAGCAATTGGAAAACTTTATTTTAAACAAGTAATATGCTCACAAAAAGAATCATACCTTGTTTGGATATCAAAAATGGAAGAACCGTAAAAGGGGTTAATTTTGTCAACCTAATTGATGCAGGAGACCCAGTAATCTTGGCTAAGCAGTATGCAGAATTGGGCGCTGATGAACTGGTTTTACTAGACATCTCTGCAACTCTAGAAGGAAGAAAGACCATGAGAGAATTGGTATTGAAAGTTGCCGAACAAGTCAATATTCCGTTTACCGTTGGTGGTGGAATCTCTTCGGTTGCCGATGTTGATGCCTTGTTACAATCTGGAGCAGACAAGGTGTCTATCAATTCATCAGCCATCAAAAGACCAGCCTTGGTCAATGAGTTGGCTGAGAAGTTTGGAAGCCAATGTGTGGTAGTTGCCATTGACGCAAAACAGCTTCATGGTGAGTGGATGGTTCATCTAGCAGGCGGGACCATTCCTACCGAGCTCAATTTGTTTGATTGGGCAAAAGAAGTAGAACAACGTGGTGCAGGAGAAATTTTATTTACTTCTATGAACAACGACGGTACCAAAGCAGGTTTTGCCAATGAGGCTTTAAACAAATTATCGAGTACCTTAAATATTCCGATTATCGCTTCAGGTGGAGCAGGAACGGTGCAGCATTTTGTAGATACTTTTACCACTGGTAAAGCCGATGCTGCCTTGGCCGCAAGTGTTTTTCATTTTGGTGAAATAGAGATTATCGATTTAAAAAAGGCATTAGAAAAAGAAGGGATTCCGGTGAGGTTGTAAATTGATTGAGAGTAACTAAGGAAGGGTTCTCGATACAATTTCTCATCCTTCGAAATCACTCGAATTGACAATAAAATATAAAAAAACAAAAAATGAACATAGATTTTAATAAAAACAACGACGGATTGGTCCCTGCTATCATTCAGGATGCCATCACAAAAAATGTATTGATGTTGGGTTATATGAACCAAGAAGCCTTTGATAAAACACAGAAAACCAAGTTGGTAACTTTTTTTAGCAGAACTAAAAATCGCTTGTGGACCAAAGGAGAAGAGAGTGGAAACACCCTACAACTCATCGATACAAAATTAGACTGCGATAATGATAGCTTGCTTATCCAAGTACAGCCTACTGGACCAACCTGCCACAAAGGGACGGATACCTGCTGGGCCGAGGAGAACAGCCCTAATTATGGCTTCTTTTCTACCTTAGAAACTGTGATTGCTGATAGAGTAGCCAATAAAGATTCAGAGAAATCGTATGTGGCTAGTTTGTTTGCAAAAGGGATTAATAAAGTGGCTCAAAAAGTAGGAGAGGAGGCTGTAGAAACTGTTATTGAAGCTATGGATTCTAACGATGAATTGTTTGTTTATGAGTCTGCAGATTTGCTATTTCACTATTTGATGTTGTTGCAGGCAAAAGGATTTACCTTAAAAGATATTGAAGCTGAATTAAAGAAGAGGCAGAAATAAAGGGAAGGTTAAAAAGGGGTTTTAACGGTGTTCGAGCGGAGTCGAGAACAGACAGAATTTTAGAGAATTCTTTTATTTGTTCTTTTTTTCATTGCTAAAACCTATCAAAAGTAAGAAGGTTGATACAGCACTGATTAGAAAAACATGATGTAAGTTAAAGTTTTTGCTTTCAAAATTGATTTGTTCCTTTTTTTCATTGATAAAACCTGCCTGCGGCTGGCAGGAAAGAACCAAAAAAATCTAGTCTTGAATCTTCAACGGTCAATTGTACTCTCACTCACTAAAAGAAAAAAACTCCACTTCTCTACGTTCAGTGTCAAACAGCTTTTCTTTTTACGCTCGTTTCAAGTCATTGACGCTCGCCTCCAGATTCTATGACGATTACTGGCGTGAGTTTTAGAGTTTAGTTGGAGTAATTGTGTAGGGTTTTAAATTAGACTTCCGCTTCTCGACTCCGCTCGAAGACCCTATTTAAAAAGTCCCAGCAAGTATTTAACGGTGTTCGAGCGGAGTCGAGAACAGATAGCATGTGTTTGCAGCTTTGCTTTTTAGATCTGTGCTTCTCGACTCCGCTCGAAGACCATTTTTAAAGTGTTTCTTGTTTTAAGAACAGTAGCTATTAATACTCATTCATCAATACTACTTTAAGGTTTGGATATTTTTCTTTGAATTCTTTTTCTAAACCAATTACGTGAGCTGCACCAATGATAACCATATGTTTTTGCTTGTCAGAGTTTAGAACTTGCGCTGCAATGTTCTTAGCAATTCTCATATTTCTTTCATCAAAATACTTTCTTCCTTCTTTACAACCTTCAGTATCGGTTACCACATAAGAAAATGAGGCCATATCGTGTAGCTGTTGTAAAGATTTTCTTTTGTTGGTATGTTTCCCCAGTCCTCTAAAAATGGCTGGTAAAATAGCGCTGTTATAGTTCTTCTTGTTTAAGACATTGTTGGCTTTGTTGTTTCCGTTGCTCACGCCTTCTTTATTGCACTTGTCCCATCCAATATGATACTCTTTATTGGTCTGTTGATCATCTACATTAATAACCAGCTTTTGATTCATTGCCAAGGCCAATTTATAAGTTAAATCACCATCTTCATGTCTGGTTGGTTTTTTTGCACCCTGTACACCGTATTTTTTAATATAGGAGTACAGCTCATAATTTCCATTATCTCTTTTGTAAATGAATGAATTGATTAGATAGTCCAAATCTTGCTGGTTCATGTCAACAAATTCTTTGTTGAGTAAGCTGTTGAATTTTGCCTCGTTAAAATCAAAGGTTTTTTTAAGAGAATCAGACAGTTTATAAAAACGTTTGTATCCAGTAGACCAGCCATCTTTTAAATACTCCCAAGAAATAGAATCATTTGCCATTGGCGACTCTACATAAATAGCTTCTGGTTTGTATTTTTTAGCAAAACGCAACATTGGTTTATAACTGTTCTTTACAATTTTAGGAACGGTATGCATGGTACCTATGATAATGATTTCTTGTTGTTTGTTTTGTGCCGATGTAATAAAGATTGATAAGATGAAGGCTGCGATAAAAGTGATTTGAGTTTTCATAATATGTTTTTTAAATGATTAATTTGATGAGACAAATGTAGAAGCAAAAAACAATACTATTCAATATTAATGGGGCTTTGGGGCGAAATAACCCTAGCTTGTGGTAGAATTCAGAAGCTCTTTTACCGCAGTTTGATAGGTTCTAGAAACTGGCACCTCTATGTGGTGAGTTAACAGGGTAAAAAGTTTGCTGTTTTCTGTTTTCCATTGCACAAAATGAAATGGATTGATTAAAAAGGAGCGATGGGTTCTTAACAATTCTGGAAACTCATCTGCAATAACAGACAGTTTATTTCTAATCAAGCTTTTTTTAATTTCATTTCCAGAAAGGTAAAACACCTCGATATAATTGTCTGAAGATTGAATGCAAACAACCTCATTTAAAAACAAACGAAGTCCTTCATAATTCCCTTCGCCTTTGATGTCAATTTTTTGTTGGTTTCGTTTTTTGCTATGGTATTTACCAAAAGCAAATCTACCGACCACAAGAATGGGTAAAATGGTAGAGAGCGCAGGGATGATGATAGATGTAATATGATAAGATAAATCATGGGCATTGGGATGCCAATTAACAACAAACTGCAAATAAAACAAACGAACCAATACAATGGTAATAAGTATAAAGACCGCAAAGAACAATAACTCTAGCCCGATCGTCCAGACGCCTTTATTTTTTTTATACATCCAATACTGAAACGGTAATGAAATACTGTATAAAATGCCTCCTAAGAGTCCATAACCAGATAAATACAGGAGCTTTTCATTGGTCATTAGTTCATTAACGTCAAAAGGTTCTGTAAAATACAGGAAAATAAAAATCCAAATTGCCAAACCAAGGGCAATCAAAAGATGGTTTTTTACGGACGGATCAAAAGGATAGTCTTTATTCAATGGTGGCTTCTTTTTTTAGTTTTTTCTTGAAATATTTGTTAATGAAGAACTCAAATACAAACAATAAGATAAATAAAAATCGTGCTGTAAAAGGAAATACAAAAGCTAGGATACCTGCCAATGCCCAAACAATAAAGGCATTAAAGGAACGCGCTTTTAAATAGCTACCTAAAACGGGTGTAATGCCAGTGAGTCCTTTTTCTTTTTTTATAACATAGGTATTCATTAAAAAATTAAACAATCCAATGGCAGCAAGGTTAAAACAGTAAAAGGCAAAGGGAGCGATATAATCAAACCCCTTTACATAAAATGCTGTAGAAAAGGGGAGTAGCACGATAAAAAACAAGAGAAAGATGTTTAGCCAAAGCAAAGTGCTGTTTACGGTAGACACGTGTTTCATGACTCTCATATGAGCAATCCAATACACAGCCGTTACCATAAAACTAACGATCAATCCAATAAAACTAGGGATTCTATTTTGTAAAATCAGCCAAGTATTGCTGGTTTTTAACTCGTTATAACTAGGAATCACCACTTCTAAGACCAATAAGGTCATTGCAATAGAAAAGACGGCATCGCTAAAGCTAATGACTCTTCCTTTATCAAAAGTTTCTTTTTCCATAGTTTATTTTTTGGCTTGTTGTCAAATTTATTTAATTCGTTTTAAAATCTACCACCAAACTACAAAGATTTTATGGATGGTCCCATTGGGTTTTTTAAGCCAACAGAGTTTTGAAATTTTATCAGCCAAAAAAACAGTCATTTTTTGATGAAAATCTGGAAAGCTAAGCCAAGCTACCTGTGTGCTAGGAGCCAGCAACCAGTCTTTTTTTTCTGGAAGGTAAAATTTGCAATCTGTAAAGAGTTGTAGTTCTGTTGGGTTTAGGTAAAAACCTGTAATACAGGACTCATTTAAGCGATCTAGGCGGATTTCTTGTGCAGCATAGGGCACAAACAGCTGTGCCTTAAAATAGACCTGCTGCTTTAGTTTGCTAGCATCCATTTTATACCTGTCTAAATAAGATTTAGCCTCTTCTTTAAACACCAAAGGAAGCTGTTTGTCTTTAAGCTTATTTAGTTTTTCTAGTAGTGAATCTTTTCTGTTAGGGCCGATAAAATGATCGATTTCTGTACTGCCAACATTTGGATCATACAAATAGAACTTGTACACCACTTCTAAATGTATGGGCTGTTCTTCTTTATAGAGTAGGCAATCAACCTCGCCTAGGGTAATTTTATCTTTTTGAATCTGAATATTTTCTGCAATGATGTTAATGGATGCCTCTTGCTGTAACTGAAAAGATACAAAGCGCTCTACATACTTGCCCAGCCTAAGTTTTTCATCCAAAGGCAGGTTAAAAATGCTAGATGCTGGGTTTATCTCAAAAGGATCAAGGGTGTACAAGGCCTCTTTGGTCCACAAACTGGGTGTTTGTAAAAAGCCCTCGTAGCGTAGCTGAATTTGTTTGCTCAATCTGCTCATTTGGGTCTCTAAAGTACAACAGTATTTGGAATATCTTTTGTAACTTCATTTTTTTTAACACTACCAGCATGCAATTTAATAAAGACGCCTTTCATTTTTTATCAGAACTTAAACAAAACAACCAACGCGAGTGGTTTACAGAGCGCAAAGAGCTGTTTAAAGAACACCAAGACCACGCGAAAGCCTTTTATGGAGCCATTAGAGCCTCTTTAGAAAAGCACGATGAGATAGATAAGTTTAAGCTGTTTAGAATTTACAGAGATGTGCGTTTTTCTAAAGACAAAACCCCATACCAACCGCATTTTGCAGGTTCATTTTCTCGTTTGGGCAAGCAGTTGCGCGGTGGCTACTATTTGAGAATCAGACCGGGAGAAAGTTTTTTAGCAGGTGGTTTTTGGGAGCCTAACAAAGAAGATTTGCAACGCATCCGCAAAGAAATAGAGCTAGATGCCTCAGAGTTTAGAGCCATTCTAGCAGACAAGGATTTTACAAAATACTTTGGTGGAAAATTTGAAGGCCATGAGCTAAAATCTGCACCCAGAGGTTTTGACAAAGAGCACCCAGATGTAGATTTGCTGCGTAAAAAAGGCTTTATTGCCGTGCGTAATTTTACCGATGCAGAAGTCCTCGCACCCAACTTTTTAGAAGAGCTAGACAATAGTTACAAAGCCTTGCGTCCCTTTTTTGATTTGTTTAGCGATGTCTTAACCACCAACCTAAACGGAGAATCCTTGTTGTAGCGGTCTTTATTTTTTACGCTCCTTCTTTCTTTCTGTAACACTCCCAATTAGAAAGCTTGCACCAGCAATAATAAGAAACCACTTAAACCAGACAGCGTCTCCATAGATGTCTGTGTATTGGATAACTAAAAAGCCCAGGATAAAAAGCGCAGACAATAGCAAATAATTGTTTGATTTTTTCATAAGTACATCATATTTAGGCTATTCGTATGGTTTTGCTGTTTTTTGTTACAGAAAAAAACAAACTCATTTTAATCATCCGTGAGCTTTGCCTGCCGTAGGTAGGGATTTTGTAGGTAGGTGAGTGCTTGCAATGAATTATAATGGGTGTTGTGGTTAGTATTTTTTTAATCCAATTATAAATTCATTATCAGAAAATCTAAACCCATTTAGATTCTCAATTTCTTTTCCTGGGCTAACTTCTATCGTGAAATCGTTTAATTCCAGCATTTGCTTAATTCTCCACATTCCAATTCCTTCTCCATCTTTATAAGTTTTTTTAGCTTCACTTCCAGAAAAGCCTTCTATAAAAAGTTTAGAATATTCTTTTTCTTCAATATGTAGGCTGGTCATTTTAAAATGAACATTTATCCTATTATCCTGTTCTTTGAAAATGATATTTATAGTCGATTTTGGTTTGACATACTTTGAAGCATTTTCTATTAAATGATAAAGTGCAACTTGTAAAGTTTCATAATCGCAATGGACAGAACTTCTACTCTCTCCGACATTTACGTAAACATCTTTATCTGAAAAATCAACAAAAAAGGAATGTAAAACATTCATCAATACTTTGTGAATTGGATGATTTCTTTTTTCTATTGAAGGATTTGCTCTATCAAGTTTTTTATAGATAGAAAATTCAGACTTCATATGAATATTATGTTTAGCTAATCTCAAGAACATAAGTGCTGTATCTTTTGGGTTGGCTTTGATAATTTCAGTGATTTTAGGTATTTGAGAATTAAAGTCAGAAGTAAGAACTTCTTGAGGTACTAAATCATAAACTTCTTGAATTGTTTTTCCATTAATCGTTGTTAGATTATGTACCAATCGGTTAACTCTTTTTTGCTCACTAACTTTTAAATTGGTTTTAATTGATTCTATTGGTATTTTTAAATCGTGATATGCATATGCTAAAGCATCTAATTTTTCTTTAAATAATTTAGTTGTTTTTGTCTTTGCACAGCAAAGAAAAGTAACTCCATTACTATTATGTATTTTACCGTTTCTCCTTTTTGTATGATACAAAGGACAGTCTATAATTCTACCTTGATGTTCAGTTTGGGAATAGCAAGACTGACACTTTTCCTTCAAATTTGAAGCAAC contains:
- a CDS encoding DUF5694 domain-containing protein, translating into MKTQITFIAAFILSIFITSAQNKQQEIIIIGTMHTVPKIVKNSYKPMLRFAKKYKPEAIYVESPMANDSISWEYLKDGWSTGYKRFYKLSDSLKKTFDFNEAKFNSLLNKEFVDMNQQDLDYLINSFIYKRDNGNYELYSYIKKYGVQGAKKPTRHEDGDLTYKLALAMNQKLVINVDDQQTNKEYHIGWDKCNKEGVSNGNNKANNVLNKKNYNSAILPAIFRGLGKHTNKRKSLQQLHDMASFSYVVTDTEGCKEGRKYFDERNMRIAKNIAAQVLNSDKQKHMVIIGAAHVIGLEKEFKEKYPNLKVVLMNEY
- a CDS encoding LytTR family DNA-binding domain-containing protein translates to MNKDYPFDPSVKNHLLIALGLAIWIFIFLYFTEPFDVNELMTNEKLLYLSGYGLLGGILYSISLPFQYWMYKKNKGVWTIGLELLFFAVFILITIVLVRLFYLQFVVNWHPNAHDLSYHITSIIIPALSTILPILVVGRFAFGKYHSKKRNQQKIDIKGEGNYEGLRLFLNEVVCIQSSDNYIEVFYLSGNEIKKSLIRNKLSVIADEFPELLRTHRSFLINPFHFVQWKTENSKLFTLLTHHIEVPVSRTYQTAVKELLNSTTS
- a CDS encoding DUF1853 family protein — translated: MSRLSKQIQLRYEGFLQTPSLWTKEALYTLDPFEINPASSIFNLPLDEKLRLGKYVERFVSFQLQQEASINIIAENIQIQKDKITLGEVDCLLYKEEQPIHLEVVYKFYLYDPNVGSTEIDHFIGPNRKDSLLEKLNKLKDKQLPLVFKEEAKSYLDRYKMDASKLKQQVYFKAQLFVPYAAQEIRLDRLNESCITGFYLNPTELQLFTDCKFYLPEKKDWLLAPSTQVAWLSFPDFHQKMTVFLADKISKLCWLKKPNGTIHKIFVVWW
- a CDS encoding DUF2461 domain-containing protein; this translates as MQFNKDAFHFLSELKQNNQREWFTERKELFKEHQDHAKAFYGAIRASLEKHDEIDKFKLFRIYRDVRFSKDKTPYQPHFAGSFSRLGKQLRGGYYLRIRPGESFLAGGFWEPNKEDLQRIRKEIELDASEFRAILADKDFTKYFGGKFEGHELKSAPRGFDKEHPDVDLLRKKGFIAVRNFTDAEVLAPNFLEELDNSYKALRPFFDLFSDVLTTNLNGESLL
- the hisA gene encoding 1-(5-phosphoribosyl)-5-[(5-phosphoribosylamino)methylideneamino]imidazole-4-carboxamide isomerase codes for the protein MRIIPAIDIIDGKCVRLSKGDYNTKKIYNENPLEVAKEFEQAGITYLHLVDLDGAKASTIINYKVLEQIASKTSLKIDFGGGLKSDKDLEIAFNSGANQITGGSIAVKNPIVFENWIEKYGADKIILGADFYPDSSGGKIATNGWQEESSLALIPFIKDYQQKGIASVICTDISKDGMLQGPSFEIYKQILAHVKELKLIASGGISTFDELPQLAENGCEGVIIGKAIYENKISLKQLENFILNK
- the hisIE gene encoding bifunctional phosphoribosyl-AMP cyclohydrolase/phosphoribosyl-ATP diphosphatase HisIE; its protein translation is MNIDFNKNNDGLVPAIIQDAITKNVLMLGYMNQEAFDKTQKTKLVTFFSRTKNRLWTKGEESGNTLQLIDTKLDCDNDSLLIQVQPTGPTCHKGTDTCWAEENSPNYGFFSTLETVIADRVANKDSEKSYVASLFAKGINKVAQKVGEEAVETVIEAMDSNDELFVYESADLLFHYLMLLQAKGFTLKDIEAELKKRQK
- a CDS encoding TMEM175 family protein — encoded protein: MEKETFDKGRVISFSDAVFSIAMTLLVLEVVIPSYNELKTSNTWLILQNRIPSFIGLIVSFMVTAVYWIAHMRVMKHVSTVNSTLLWLNIFLLFFIVLLPFSTAFYVKGFDYIAPFAFYCFNLAAIGLFNFLMNTYVIKKEKGLTGITPVLGSYLKARSFNAFIVWALAGILAFVFPFTARFLFILLFVFEFFINKYFKKKLKKEATIE
- a CDS encoding sensor histidine kinase, yielding MSINHFSVIDNENEDVASNLKEKCQSCYSQTEHQGRIIDCPLYHTKRRNGKIHNSNGVTFLCCAKTKTTKLFKEKLDALAYAYHDLKIPIESIKTNLKVSEQKRVNRLVHNLTTINGKTIQEVYDLVPQEVLTSDFNSQIPKITEIIKANPKDTALMFLRLAKHNIHMKSEFSIYKKLDRANPSIEKRNHPIHKVLMNVLHSFFVDFSDKDVYVNVGESRSSVHCDYETLQVALYHLIENASKYVKPKSTINIIFKEQDNRINVHFKMTSLHIEEKEYSKLFIEGFSGSEAKKTYKDGEGIGMWRIKQMLELNDFTIEVSPGKEIENLNGFRFSDNEFIIGLKKY
- the hisF gene encoding imidazole glycerol phosphate synthase subunit HisF, with product MLTKRIIPCLDIKNGRTVKGVNFVNLIDAGDPVILAKQYAELGADELVLLDISATLEGRKTMRELVLKVAEQVNIPFTVGGGISSVADVDALLQSGADKVSINSSAIKRPALVNELAEKFGSQCVVVAIDAKQLHGEWMVHLAGGTIPTELNLFDWAKEVEQRGAGEILFTSMNNDGTKAGFANEALNKLSSTLNIPIIASGGAGTVQHFVDTFTTGKADAALAASVFHFGEIEIIDLKKALEKEGIPVRL